A window from Gossypium raimondii isolate GPD5lz chromosome 7, ASM2569854v1, whole genome shotgun sequence encodes these proteins:
- the LOC105786810 gene encoding protein Dr1 homolog isoform X4, which translates to MEPMDIVGKSKEDASLPKATMTKIIKEMLPPDVRVARDAQDLLIECCVEFINLISSESNEVCNREDKRTIAPEHVLKALEDSLKGGKWSNGAEMTEEEAVAEQQRMFAEARARMNGGAVAPKQPDPDPSLES; encoded by the exons ATGGAGCCGATGGATATCGTGGGTAAGTCGAAGGAGGACGCTTCGCTTCCCAAag caactatgacCAAAATTATAAAGGAAATGTTACCACCAGATGTACGCGTTGCAAGAGATGCTCAAGATCTTTTGATTGAGTGTTGTGTAG AGTTTATTAATCTTATTTCATCAGAGTCCAATGAAGTTTGTAATAGAGAGGATAAACGAACAATAGCACCTGAGCATGTACTCAAGGCTTTAGAG GACTCTTTGAAAGGTGGGAAATGGAGCAATGGGGCCGAGATGACCGAGGAAGAAGCAGTAGCTGAGCAGCAAAGAATGTTTGCCGAGGCACGAGCAAGAATGAATGGTGGTGCTGTTGCTCCCAAGCAACCAGATCCTGACCCAAGTTTAGAGAGCTAA
- the LOC105786810 gene encoding protein Dr1 homolog isoform X1: MEPMDIVGKSKEDASLPKATMTKIIKEMLPPDVRVARDAQDLLIECCVEFINLISSESNEVCNREDKRTIAPEHVLKALEVLGFGKYIEEVYAAYEQHKIETLQDSLKGGKWSNGAEMTEEEAVAEQQRMFAEARARMNGGAVAPKQPDPDPSLES; this comes from the exons ATGGAGCCGATGGATATCGTGGGTAAGTCGAAGGAGGACGCTTCGCTTCCCAAag caactatgacCAAAATTATAAAGGAAATGTTACCACCAGATGTACGCGTTGCAAGAGATGCTCAAGATCTTTTGATTGAGTGTTGTGTAG AGTTTATTAATCTTATTTCATCAGAGTCCAATGAAGTTTGTAATAGAGAGGATAAACGAACAATAGCACCTGAGCATGTACTCAAGGCTTTAGAG GTTCTTGGGTTCGGAAAGTACATTGAAGAGGTCTATGCTGCATATGAGCAGCACAAGATTGAGACACTG CAGGACTCTTTGAAAGGTGGGAAATGGAGCAATGGGGCCGAGATGACCGAGGAAGAAGCAGTAGCTGAGCAGCAAAGAATGTTTGCCGAGGCACGAGCAAGAATGAATGGTGGTGCTGTTGCTCCCAAGCAACCAGATCCTGACCCAAGTTTAGAGAGCTAA
- the LOC105786810 gene encoding protein Dr1 homolog isoform X3, whose translation MEPMDIVGKSKEDASLPKATMTKIIKEMLPPDVRVARDAQDLLIECCVEFINLISSESNEVCNREDKRTIAPEHVLKALEQDSLKGGKWSNGAEMTEEEAVAEQQRMFAEARARMNGGAVAPKQPDPDPSLES comes from the exons ATGGAGCCGATGGATATCGTGGGTAAGTCGAAGGAGGACGCTTCGCTTCCCAAag caactatgacCAAAATTATAAAGGAAATGTTACCACCAGATGTACGCGTTGCAAGAGATGCTCAAGATCTTTTGATTGAGTGTTGTGTAG AGTTTATTAATCTTATTTCATCAGAGTCCAATGAAGTTTGTAATAGAGAGGATAAACGAACAATAGCACCTGAGCATGTACTCAAGGCTTTAGAG CAGGACTCTTTGAAAGGTGGGAAATGGAGCAATGGGGCCGAGATGACCGAGGAAGAAGCAGTAGCTGAGCAGCAAAGAATGTTTGCCGAGGCACGAGCAAGAATGAATGGTGGTGCTGTTGCTCCCAAGCAACCAGATCCTGACCCAAGTTTAGAGAGCTAA
- the LOC105786810 gene encoding protein Dr1 homolog isoform X2 has translation MEPMDIVGKSKEDASLPKATMTKIIKEMLPPDVRVARDAQDLLIECCVEFINLISSESNEVCNREDKRTIAPEHVLKALEVLGFGKYIEEVYAAYEQHKIETLDSLKGGKWSNGAEMTEEEAVAEQQRMFAEARARMNGGAVAPKQPDPDPSLES, from the exons ATGGAGCCGATGGATATCGTGGGTAAGTCGAAGGAGGACGCTTCGCTTCCCAAag caactatgacCAAAATTATAAAGGAAATGTTACCACCAGATGTACGCGTTGCAAGAGATGCTCAAGATCTTTTGATTGAGTGTTGTGTAG AGTTTATTAATCTTATTTCATCAGAGTCCAATGAAGTTTGTAATAGAGAGGATAAACGAACAATAGCACCTGAGCATGTACTCAAGGCTTTAGAG GTTCTTGGGTTCGGAAAGTACATTGAAGAGGTCTATGCTGCATATGAGCAGCACAAGATTGAGACACTG GACTCTTTGAAAGGTGGGAAATGGAGCAATGGGGCCGAGATGACCGAGGAAGAAGCAGTAGCTGAGCAGCAAAGAATGTTTGCCGAGGCACGAGCAAGAATGAATGGTGGTGCTGTTGCTCCCAAGCAACCAGATCCTGACCCAAGTTTAGAGAGCTAA
- the LOC105786802 gene encoding DEAD-box ATP-dependent RNA helicase 51, producing MAVVEEKISKSPSLEDSKKKRKRKRNRANKAEHPNPDNNNDREEEKHEEDDAQAREVEINDKKNNNKKSKKLRSEEDDEQEERGNNEEEEEEQEGEKEEIKEKMNIGGSGIMSTESFESLGLSEPTIKAIKEMGFQFMTQIQARAIPPLMVGKDVLGAARTGSGKTLAFLVPAVELLYNVRFTPRNGTGVIVICPTRELAIQTHAVAKDLLKYHSQTLGLVIGGSARRGEAERIVKGVNLLVATPGRLLDHLQNTKGFIYKNLKCLMIDEADRILEANFEEEMKQIIKYLPKQNRQTALFSATQTKKVEDLARLSFQTTPIYIDVDDGRKKVTNEGLQQGYCVVHSSKRFILLYSFLKRNMSKKVMVFFSSCNSVKFHAELLRYIHVDCLDIHGKQKQQKRTTTFFDFCKAEKGILLCTDVAARGLDIPAVDWILQYDPPDEPKEYIHRVGRTARGEGAKGNALLFLIPEELQFLRYLKSAKVPVKEYEFDEKKLANVQSHLEKLVENNYYLNKSAKDAYRSYILAYNSHSMKDIFNVHRLDLQAVAASFFFSCPPKVNLNIDSNASKSRKKMRKVEGTRNNFSESNPYGRQGSEAETRQFVRY from the exons ATGGCGGTTGTGGAAGAGAAAATCTCAAAGTCTCCCTCTTTAGAAGATAGTAAGAAGAAAAGGAAGCGAAAGCGAAACAGAGCTAATAAAGCAGAGCACCCAAACCCTGATAACAACAATGACAGAGAAGAAGAGAAACACGAGGAAGATGATGCACAAGCGAGAGAAGTTGAAATCAATgacaaaaagaataataataagaaaagcaAGAAGTTGAGGAGTGAAGAAGATGACGAACAAGAGGAAAGGGGAAACaatgaagaggaagaagaggaaCAAGAAGGAGAGAAGGAAGAGataaaggagaaaatgaatatTGGGGGAAGTGGGATAATGAGCACCGAGTCATTTGAGTCTTTGGGATTGTCTGAACCTACTATTAAAGCTATTAAAGAAATGGGTTTTCAGTTTATGACCCAG ATTCAAGCTAGAGCAATTCCTCCACTTATGGTTGGCAAAGATGTTCTTGGGGCTGCAAGGACAGGTTCTGGGAAAACCCTTGCCTTCTTGGTACCTGCTGTTGAATTGTTATATAATGTCCGATTCACTCCTCGCAATGGAACAGGTGTTATTGTGATTTGTCCCACAAGGGAGCTTGCAATTCAG ACTCATGCAGTAGCAAAGGATCTTCTCAAATACCACTCTCAGACCCTTGGATTGGTTATTGGCGGTTCAGCCAGAAGAGGAGAAGCAGAGCGGATTGTGAAGGGAGTAAATTTGTTAGTGGCTACTCCTGGTCGGCTACTTGACCATCTTCAAAATACAAAAGGattcatttataaaaatttgaag TGTCTCATGATTGATGAAGCTGACAGGATATTGGAAGCAAATTTTGAGGAAGAAATGAAGCAAATTATCAAGTATCTTCCCAAG CAAAACAGGCAAACAGCTCTTTTTTCAGCTACCCAGACTAAAAAG GTTGAGGACCTTGCCCGCTTGTCATTTCAGACAACTCCTATTTATATTGATGTAGATGATGGGAGAAAGAAG GTCACCAATGAAGGCCTGCAGCAAGGCTACTGTGTTGTGCATAGTTCCAAGAGATTTATCCTTTTGTATTCGTTTTTGAAGAGGAACATGTCCAAGAAAGTGATGGTCTTTTTCTCTTCATGCAACTCAGTCAAATTTCATGCTGAACTTCTTAGATATATTCATGTGGATTGTCTTGATATCCATGGAAAGCAGAAACAGCAAAAACGAACCACTACCTTCTTTGACTTCTGCAAAGCAGAAAAGGGCATTTTGCTTTGCACTGATGTTGCTGCTCGGGGACTTGATATACCTGCTGTG GATTGGATTCTGCAGTATGATCCTCCGGATGAACCAAAG GAATATATCCATAGGGTTGGTCGAACTGCCCGTGGGGAAGGTGCAAAAGGAAATGCTCTTCTGTTCTTGATCCCAGAGGAACTGCAATTTCTTCGCTATCTAAAG TCAGCAAAAGTTCCTGTAAAGGAATATGAGTTTGATGAGAAGAAACTGGCAAATGTGCAGTCTCATCTG GAGAAGTTGGTAGAAAACAACTATTATCTAAACAAGTCAGCTAAAGATGCATATCGATCCTATATTTTAGCGTACAATTCACACTCAATGAAAGATATCTTTAATGTGCATCGGCTTGatctgcag GCGGTTGCtgcttccttcttcttttcatGCCCTCCGAAAGTTAATCTGAACATAGACAGCAATGCATCAAAATCTAGAAAGAAAATGCGCAAAGTTGAAGGAACCCGAAACAATTTCAGTGAAAGCAACCCTTATGGAAGGCAGGGAAGTGAAGCCGAAACACGGCAATTTGTGAGGTATTAA
- the LOC105786791 gene encoding piriformospora indica-insensitive protein 2, producing the protein MKNLIVMNKSSVLVFLLVGLFVLCECEDEDQFLPVSPMVKKEQEALYSAIQGFVGNSWNGSDLYPDPCGWTPIQGVYCDLLDGYWHVTVLNIGLVFDNSLQCSPNAKFTHHLFELIHLRSLSFFHCFSSPRDNPIRIPSSNWERLSNSLESLEFRSNGGLIGTIPVSISYLKKLRSLVLLENGLTGDLPRELGNLVNLKQLVLAGNKFTGQIPPSLGGLTELLIMDLSRNNLTGTLMLTFGCNLTSLLKLDLSNNKLEGKIPEGIGRLKNATLLDLGRNKFSGGLIQSFQQLVSLKEMVISNNPLGGDLTGVEWGKLQNLEILDLSNMGLTGLVPESMAGMKKLRYLGLNDNSLTGNLSPKLASLPCLNALYINDNNLTGKLEFAEGFYKKMGRKFRAWNNSNLCYQHEMILSSSSSSSSSSSHGLNGVKLC; encoded by the exons ATGAAGAATCTTATTGTCATGAATAAGAGTTCTGTTCTTGTGTTTTTGCTTGTTGGGTTGTTTGTTTTGTGTGAATGTGAAGATGAAGACCAGTTCTTACCTGTATCTCCAATGGTGAAGAAAGAACAAGAGGCATTATACTCTGCTATTCAAGGATTTGTGGGGAATTCATGGAATGGCTCGGATCTTTACCCAGATCCTTGTGGATGGACACCTATACAG GGAGTTTACTGTGATCTGCTTGACGGGTATTGGCATGTCACTGTTTTAAACATTGGTCTAGTTTTTGACAACTCTCTTCAATGTAGCCCAAATGCAAAGTTCACACATCACCTGTTTGAGCTTATTCACTTAAGATCACTCTCATTCTTCCATTGTTTTTCCTCACCTAGAGATAACCCCATTAGAATCCCTTCCTCAAATTGGGAAAGACTCTCAAACAGCCTAGAATCCTTGGAGTTTAGATCCAATGGTGGTCTCATTGGTACAATTCCAGTCTCCATTAGCTACCTTAAAAAGCTCCGATCATTAGTGTTACTAGAAAATGGATTAACAGGAGACTTGCCTAGAGAATTAGGGAACTTGGTGAATTTAAAGCAACTTGTATTGGCTGGAAACAAATTTACTGGTCAAATCCCACCAAGTTTAGGAGGGTTAACTGAGTTGTTAATAATGGATTTAAGTAGAAACAATCTAACAGGGACCTTGATGTTGACTTTCGGGTGTAATCTCACTTCATTGCTGAAGTTGGACTTAAGCAACAATAAGTTGGAAGGAAAGATACCTGAAGGGATTGGAAGGTTAAAGAATGCAACACTTTTGGACCTTGGCAGAAACAAGTTCTCAGGTGGGTTGATACAGTCATTTCAACAACTGGTTTCTTTAAAAGAGATGGTGATATCAAATAATCCGCTTGGGGGTGATCTCACGGGTGTTGAATGGGGAAAGTTGCAGAATTTGGAGATATTGGATCTTTCAAATATGGGGTTAACAGGTTTAGTACCAGAATCCATGGCAGGGATGAAAAAGTTAAGATATTTGGGGCTAAATGACAACAGTCTGACAGGAAATCTTTCACCAAAGCTTGCAAGTCTTCCTTGTCTGAATGCTCTTTATATTAATGATAATAATCTGACAGGGAAGCTTGAGTTTGCAGAAGGGTTTTATAAGAAAATGGGGAGAAAGTTCAGAGCTTGGAATAATTCAAATCTTTGCTATCAGCATGAAATGAtcctatcatcatcatcatcatcatcatcatcatcaagcCATGGTCTTAATGGGGTTAAACTTTGTTAA
- the LOC105786779 gene encoding probable serine/threonine-protein kinase WNK3 isoform X1, which yields MPPETTSDQERDDSDVEFVEVDPTGRYGRYKEVLGRGAFKKVYKAFDELEGIEVAWNQVKVTDLLRNSEDLERLYSEVHLLKTLKHKNIIKFYNSWVDTKNENINFITEIFTSGTLRQYRKKHKHVDLRALKKWSKQILEGLLYLHSHDPPVIHRDLKCDNIFVNGNQGEVKIGDLGLAAILRQARSAHSVIGTPEFMAPELYEEEYNELVDIYAFGMCLLELVTFEYPYVECTNAAQIFKKVTSGIKPASLAKVTDPGVKLFIEKCIAKASERLSAKELLGDPFLQPDEENDSVGRSLRPKAQSSSDSTSDPTNFRGNTKDLQSETSVDVKVQGQRKDVNTIFLKLRITDSTGQIRNIHFPFDIEADTATAVASEMVEELDLTDQDVPTISEMIESEIRSHIPNWVPNETPTDCFGEIANSGNCISENKGDGTSSPGRLSLERLPSGRRYWSDPPKAASGNSPASFGVSHIASQVDFVADNLVGLDEQSHDSYKSEGKINSSTSLERPDNEFTHHNGRDDSDDSNGTQSSSKENCKPLKDTESVVRVTTETLESMLVKQQMEIDELKKQHRLTISDFLKELAPETREKVLATCKIKIPD from the exons ATGCCGCCAGAAACAACGTCCGACCAAGAACGAGATGATTCAGATGTTGAATTCGTCGAGGTTGATCCTACAGGTCGTTACGGTCGG TACAAGGAGGTTCTGGGAAGAGGAGCTTTCAAAAAAgt ATATAAGGCATTTGATGAACTTGAAGGTATAGAAGTAGCATGGAATCAGGTTAAGGTCACGGATTTATTGCGAAACTCGGAAGATTTGGAGCGTCTTTATTCGGAAGTTCATTTGCTCAAAACTTTGAAGCataagaatataattaaattttacaattcctGGGTTGATACCAAGAATGAAAATATCAACTTCATCACTGAGATTTTCACTTCAGGAACCTTGCGACA GTATCGAAAGAAGCATAAGCATGTTGATTTGAGGGCATTGAAAAAATGGTCTAAGCAGATCTTGGAGGGTCTTCTTTATCTTCATAGTCACGATCCCCCGGTGATTCATAGGGATCTAAAATGTGATAACATCTTTGTGAATGGTAACCAAGGTGAAGTCAAGATCGGAGATCTAGGATTGGCTGCTATTCTTCGCCAAGCTCGTTCTGCACATAGTGTTATTG GTACACCTGAGTTTATGGCACCAGAACTCTATGAGGAGGAATATAATGAGCTTGTAGATATTTATGCTTTCGGCATGTGTTTGCTGGAGTTAGTGACCTTCGAGTATCCATATGTTGAATGCACTAATGCAGCTCAAATATTCAAGAAAGTGACATCA GGAATAAAGCCAGCATCATTGGCAAAAGTGACCGATCCTGGAGTGAagttatttattgaaaaatgtATTGCTAAAGCCTCGGAACGGTTGTCTGCGAAGGAACTTTTAGGGGATCCATTTCTCCAACCTGATGAGGAAAATGACAGTGTAGGTCGTTCTTTACGACCCAAAGCTCAATCTTCTTCAG ATAGTACTTCTGATCCGACTAATTTCAGGGGAAATACCAAGGATCTTCAATCGGAGACGAGTGTGGATGTCAAAGTGCAAGGTCAAAGGAAAGACGTTAACACGATATTTCTGAAACTTAGGATAACAGATTCTACAG GTCAAATTCGCAACATCCATTTCCCTTTTGATATTGAAGCAGATACAGCGACTGCTGTTGCCAGTGAAATGGTTGAGGAATTGGATTTAACAGATCAAGATGTTCCAACAATTTCCGAAATGATTGAATCCGAAATCCGGTCCCATATTCCCAATTGGGTTCCAAATGAAACTCCCACTGATTGTTTTGGTGAAATTGCAAATTCTGGTAACTGTATCTCTGAAAATAAGGGTGATGGAACCTCATCTCCAGGTCGTCTTTCACTAGAGAGATTACCTTCGGGTCGAAGATACTGGTCTGACCCACCAAAGGCAGCTAGTGGAAACTCTCCAGCCAGTTTTGGTGTTTCTCACATTGCTTCTCAGGTAGATTTTGTAGCAGATAACTTGGTTGGACTTGATGAACAATCACATGATAGCTACAAAAGCGAAGGGAAAATAAACAGTAGTACTTCACTTGAGCGACCCGACAATGAGTTCACACATCACAATGGCAGAGATGATAGTGATGACAGTAATGGAACGCAATCATCATCAAAAGAGAACTGTAAGCCATTAAAGGATACCGAATCAGTGGTGAGGGTAACAACAGAGACACTCGAGTCTATGCTGGTAAAGCAGCAAATGGAGATAGACGAGCTAAAGAAGCAGCACAGACTAACCATATCAGACTTTCTGAAAGAACTTGCTCCAGAAACCCGTGAAAAGGTTTTGGCTACATGTAAGATAAAGATTCCAGATTAA
- the LOC105786779 gene encoding probable serine/threonine-protein kinase WNK3 isoform X2 — protein sequence MIQMLNSSRLILQYKEVLGRGAFKKVYKAFDELEGIEVAWNQVKVTDLLRNSEDLERLYSEVHLLKTLKHKNIIKFYNSWVDTKNENINFITEIFTSGTLRQYRKKHKHVDLRALKKWSKQILEGLLYLHSHDPPVIHRDLKCDNIFVNGNQGEVKIGDLGLAAILRQARSAHSVIGTPEFMAPELYEEEYNELVDIYAFGMCLLELVTFEYPYVECTNAAQIFKKVTSGIKPASLAKVTDPGVKLFIEKCIAKASERLSAKELLGDPFLQPDEENDSVGRSLRPKAQSSSDSTSDPTNFRGNTKDLQSETSVDVKVQGQRKDVNTIFLKLRITDSTGQIRNIHFPFDIEADTATAVASEMVEELDLTDQDVPTISEMIESEIRSHIPNWVPNETPTDCFGEIANSGNCISENKGDGTSSPGRLSLERLPSGRRYWSDPPKAASGNSPASFGVSHIASQVDFVADNLVGLDEQSHDSYKSEGKINSSTSLERPDNEFTHHNGRDDSDDSNGTQSSSKENCKPLKDTESVVRVTTETLESMLVKQQMEIDELKKQHRLTISDFLKELAPETREKVLATCKIKIPD from the exons ATGATTCAGATGTTGAATTCGTCGAGGTTGATCCTACAG TACAAGGAGGTTCTGGGAAGAGGAGCTTTCAAAAAAgt ATATAAGGCATTTGATGAACTTGAAGGTATAGAAGTAGCATGGAATCAGGTTAAGGTCACGGATTTATTGCGAAACTCGGAAGATTTGGAGCGTCTTTATTCGGAAGTTCATTTGCTCAAAACTTTGAAGCataagaatataattaaattttacaattcctGGGTTGATACCAAGAATGAAAATATCAACTTCATCACTGAGATTTTCACTTCAGGAACCTTGCGACA GTATCGAAAGAAGCATAAGCATGTTGATTTGAGGGCATTGAAAAAATGGTCTAAGCAGATCTTGGAGGGTCTTCTTTATCTTCATAGTCACGATCCCCCGGTGATTCATAGGGATCTAAAATGTGATAACATCTTTGTGAATGGTAACCAAGGTGAAGTCAAGATCGGAGATCTAGGATTGGCTGCTATTCTTCGCCAAGCTCGTTCTGCACATAGTGTTATTG GTACACCTGAGTTTATGGCACCAGAACTCTATGAGGAGGAATATAATGAGCTTGTAGATATTTATGCTTTCGGCATGTGTTTGCTGGAGTTAGTGACCTTCGAGTATCCATATGTTGAATGCACTAATGCAGCTCAAATATTCAAGAAAGTGACATCA GGAATAAAGCCAGCATCATTGGCAAAAGTGACCGATCCTGGAGTGAagttatttattgaaaaatgtATTGCTAAAGCCTCGGAACGGTTGTCTGCGAAGGAACTTTTAGGGGATCCATTTCTCCAACCTGATGAGGAAAATGACAGTGTAGGTCGTTCTTTACGACCCAAAGCTCAATCTTCTTCAG ATAGTACTTCTGATCCGACTAATTTCAGGGGAAATACCAAGGATCTTCAATCGGAGACGAGTGTGGATGTCAAAGTGCAAGGTCAAAGGAAAGACGTTAACACGATATTTCTGAAACTTAGGATAACAGATTCTACAG GTCAAATTCGCAACATCCATTTCCCTTTTGATATTGAAGCAGATACAGCGACTGCTGTTGCCAGTGAAATGGTTGAGGAATTGGATTTAACAGATCAAGATGTTCCAACAATTTCCGAAATGATTGAATCCGAAATCCGGTCCCATATTCCCAATTGGGTTCCAAATGAAACTCCCACTGATTGTTTTGGTGAAATTGCAAATTCTGGTAACTGTATCTCTGAAAATAAGGGTGATGGAACCTCATCTCCAGGTCGTCTTTCACTAGAGAGATTACCTTCGGGTCGAAGATACTGGTCTGACCCACCAAAGGCAGCTAGTGGAAACTCTCCAGCCAGTTTTGGTGTTTCTCACATTGCTTCTCAGGTAGATTTTGTAGCAGATAACTTGGTTGGACTTGATGAACAATCACATGATAGCTACAAAAGCGAAGGGAAAATAAACAGTAGTACTTCACTTGAGCGACCCGACAATGAGTTCACACATCACAATGGCAGAGATGATAGTGATGACAGTAATGGAACGCAATCATCATCAAAAGAGAACTGTAAGCCATTAAAGGATACCGAATCAGTGGTGAGGGTAACAACAGAGACACTCGAGTCTATGCTGGTAAAGCAGCAAATGGAGATAGACGAGCTAAAGAAGCAGCACAGACTAACCATATCAGACTTTCTGAAAGAACTTGCTCCAGAAACCCGTGAAAAGGTTTTGGCTACATGTAAGATAAAGATTCCAGATTAA
- the LOC105786779 gene encoding probable serine/threonine-protein kinase WNK3 isoform X3 yields the protein MPPETTSDQERDDSDVEFVEVDPTGRYGRYKEVLGRGAFKKVYKAFDELEGIEVAWNQVKVTDLLRNSEDLERLYSEVHLLKTLKHKNIIKFYNSWVDTKNENINFITEIFTSGTLRQYRKKHKHVDLRALKKWSKQILEGLLYLHSHDPPVIHRDLKCDNIFVNGNQGEVKIGDLGLAAILRQARSAHSVIGTPEFMAPELYEEEYNELVDIYAFGMCLLELVTFEYPYVECTNAAQIFKKVTSGIKPASLAKVTDPGVKLFIEKCIAKASERLSAKELLGDPFLQPDEENDSIVLLIRLISGEIPRIFNRRRVWMSKCKVKGKTLTRYF from the exons ATGCCGCCAGAAACAACGTCCGACCAAGAACGAGATGATTCAGATGTTGAATTCGTCGAGGTTGATCCTACAGGTCGTTACGGTCGG TACAAGGAGGTTCTGGGAAGAGGAGCTTTCAAAAAAgt ATATAAGGCATTTGATGAACTTGAAGGTATAGAAGTAGCATGGAATCAGGTTAAGGTCACGGATTTATTGCGAAACTCGGAAGATTTGGAGCGTCTTTATTCGGAAGTTCATTTGCTCAAAACTTTGAAGCataagaatataattaaattttacaattcctGGGTTGATACCAAGAATGAAAATATCAACTTCATCACTGAGATTTTCACTTCAGGAACCTTGCGACA GTATCGAAAGAAGCATAAGCATGTTGATTTGAGGGCATTGAAAAAATGGTCTAAGCAGATCTTGGAGGGTCTTCTTTATCTTCATAGTCACGATCCCCCGGTGATTCATAGGGATCTAAAATGTGATAACATCTTTGTGAATGGTAACCAAGGTGAAGTCAAGATCGGAGATCTAGGATTGGCTGCTATTCTTCGCCAAGCTCGTTCTGCACATAGTGTTATTG GTACACCTGAGTTTATGGCACCAGAACTCTATGAGGAGGAATATAATGAGCTTGTAGATATTTATGCTTTCGGCATGTGTTTGCTGGAGTTAGTGACCTTCGAGTATCCATATGTTGAATGCACTAATGCAGCTCAAATATTCAAGAAAGTGACATCA GGAATAAAGCCAGCATCATTGGCAAAAGTGACCGATCCTGGAGTGAagttatttattgaaaaatgtATTGCTAAAGCCTCGGAACGGTTGTCTGCGAAGGAACTTTTAGGGGATCCATTTCTCCAACCTGATGAGGAAAATGACAGT ATAGTACTTCTGATCCGACTAATTTCAGGGGAAATACCAAGGATCTTCAATCGGAGACGAGTGTGGATGTCAAAGTGCAAGGTCAAAGGAAAGACGTTAACACGATATTTCTGA
- the LOC105786770 gene encoding 50S ribosomal protein L19-1, chloroplastic, whose translation MLSFISGSIRLGQRQGFCRWNSAHFKASTRAFLPTQSSNSLIHGTNDSIKSSENNLLQLLGTRFGSQTKELMFPSSSGGCLIPSLSPLAAMMSSSSSRYMTTAASPTMDSSESVTDVPTRIKFKRLDKTARHIMQIVDKEAVEEVKGQREIPEIKPGYIVQLKVEVPENKRRVSTIKGIVIARRNAGLNTTFRIRRMVAGVGVESLFPLYSPNIKEIKVLDKKKVRRAKLYYLRNKMNALR comes from the exons ATGCTGTCGTTCATTAGTGGGAGTATCCGCTTGGGTCAAAGACAAGGTTTCTGCAGATGGAACAGTGCACATTTCAAAGCCTCTACCAGAGCTTTTCTGCCTACTCAAAGTAGCAACAGCCTAATCCATGGAACCAACGATTCAATCAAATCTTCCGAGAATAATCTCCTGCAACTTCTAGGA ACAAGATTTGGATCCCAAACAAAAGAATTGATGTTTCCCAGCAGCTCTGGTGGATGTTTGATTCCAAGTTTGTCTCCATTGGCTGCAATGATGTCTTCATCTTCAAGCAGATATATGACAACAGCTGCCTCACCTACAATGGATTCTTCTGAATCTGTCACTGATGTGCCTActcgaattaaatttaagaggCTTGATAAAACTGCCAGGCACATAATGCAG ATTGTGGATAAGGAAGCAGTGGAGGAAGTAAAGGGGCAAAGGGAGATACCTGAAATAAAGCCCGGCTACATTGTGCAACTCAAAGTG GAAGTACCTGAAAACAAGCGACGTGTTTCAACCATAAAAGGTATCGTTATAGCTAGACGTAATGCTGGCCTGAATACTACGTTCCGGATAAGGAGAATGGTTGCCGGAGTTGGGGTTGAATCTCTCTTCCCACT GTATTCCCCTAACATAAAGGAGATAAAGGTGCTGGACAAGAAAAAAGTGAGAAGAGCCAAGCTTTACTATCTCAGGAACAAGATGAATGCTCTTAGATAA